The following coding sequences lie in one Mercenaria mercenaria strain notata chromosome 5, MADL_Memer_1, whole genome shotgun sequence genomic window:
- the LOC123556654 gene encoding peptidyl-prolyl cis-trans isomerase D-like: MMTDTITESAPVQETAKTDNPRVYFDVEIGGEPAGRILFELFKDAVPKTVENFRALCTGEKGMGNSGKPLHYKGSIFHRIIKDFMIQGGDFTNSDGTGGESIYGEKFEDEAFTFKHEIPGLLSMANAGPNTNGSQFFITTVPTAHLDGKHVVFGKVLKGMNIVRTLENTDKEGEKPKKECRIADCGELLPGQDDGCQVDDGTGDKYADWPGDSDIDFTLKENIDQVLTICAEIKGIGNTLYKEKDFLKARSKYSKALRYLEKLDEADVDIEDDKTKDIENTHLIPLNLNLAACKLQLKDYDGAVENCEEVLSLSAENVKALFRKGQALINLKDWEKAENALKKAVDLEPNDKGIRRELEKAKKAMQEEKVKEKQMYARMFAS, translated from the exons ATGATGACTGATACAATAACAGAAAGTGCCCCTGTGCAAGAAACGGCGAAAACTGACAATCCACGTGTTTACTTTGACGTGGAAATTGGAGGGGAACCCG CTGGAAGAATTTTGTTTGAGCTGTTCAAAGATGCTGTTCCAAAGACTGTTGAAAATTTCCGTGCTTTGTGTACAGGAGAGAAAGGCATGGGTAACTCAGGCAAACCACTTCATTACAAGGGATCCATTTTCCACAGGA TAATCAAAGACTTCATGATACAGGGTGGAGACTTTACTAACAGTGATGGTACTGGAGGTGAAAGTATTTATGGTGAGAAGTTTGAAGATGAAGCATTTACTTTCAAG CATGAAATACCTGGTTTATTAAGTATGGCTAATGCAGGACCAAATACGAATGGTTCTCAGTTTTTTATAACCACGGTACCCACAGCACATCTTGATGGTAAACATGTTGTGTTTGGCAAGGTTCTTAAAGGAATGAATATTGTACGAACTCTTGAAAATACTGATAAAGAAGGAGAAAAACCTAAAAAG GAGTGTCGTATAGCAGACTGTGGGGAACTTTTACCTGGTCAGGATGATGGTTGTCAGGTAGATGATGGTACAGGAGATAAATACGCAGACTGGCCTGGTGATTCAGACATTGATTTCACATTA AAGGAAAATATCGATCAAGTTTTAACAATATGTGCCGAAATAAAAGGAATTGGTAATACACTTTACAAGGAAAAGGATTTCCTTAAAGCCAGGAGTAAATACAGTAAAGCTTTAAg ATATTTGGAGAAACTGGATGAAGCGGATGTTGATATAGAAGATGATAAAACAAAGGACATAGAAAATACACACTTAATACCTTTAAACCTTAATTT GGCAGCATGTAAGTTACAGTTGAAGGATTATGATGGTGCAGTTGAGAACTGTGAGGAG GTATTATCATTGTCTGCAGAGAATGTGAAAGCTTTGTTCAGGAAAGGTCAGGCCCTGATTAACTTAAAAGATTGGGAGAAAGCCGAG AATGCATTAAAGAAAGCAGTAGACTTGGAACCAAATGATAAAG GAATAAGACGAGAACTGGAGAAGGCAAAGAAAGCAATGCAGGAAGAGAAGGTGAAGGAAAAACAGATGTACGCTAGAATGTTTGCATCATGA